In Methermicoccus shengliensis DSM 18856, a single genomic region encodes these proteins:
- the tuf gene encoding translation elongation factor EF-1 subunit alpha, with protein sequence MAAEKPHMNLAIIGHIDHGKSTLVGRLLYETGVVPPHIIEKYKEEAKAKGKESFAFAWVMDSLKEERERGITIDVAHKRFDTDKYYFTIVDCPGHRDFVKNMITGASQADAAILVVAAPEGVQAQTKEHVFLSRTLGINQLIVAINKMDMVKYDQKRYEEVKNDISQLLKMVGYKPDDITFIPTSAFMGDNVSKLSENTPWYKGPTVLQALDLLKEPEKPVDLPLRVPVQDVYSISGVGTVPVGRVETGKMKKGDKVVFMPPGVEGEVKSIEMHHEEIPEAVPGDNIGWNVRGVGKDEIRRGDVCGHTTNPPTVADEFTAQIVVLQHPSAITVGYTPVFHCHTAQVACTITEIQKKLDPRTGQVKEENPTFIKAGDAAIVKVKPTRPLVIENVREIPQLGRFAIRDMGQTIAAGMVIDVKKK encoded by the coding sequence ATGGCAGCAGAGAAACCCCACATGAATCTGGCGATCATAGGCCACATCGACCACGGCAAGTCCACCCTCGTGGGGAGGTTGTTATACGAGACAGGGGTGGTGCCACCCCACATCATCGAGAAGTACAAGGAGGAGGCAAAGGCGAAGGGCAAGGAGTCCTTTGCCTTCGCATGGGTGATGGACTCCCTCAAGGAGGAGAGGGAGCGGGGCATCACCATCGATGTTGCCCACAAGCGCTTCGACACCGACAAGTACTACTTCACCATCGTGGACTGCCCAGGGCACAGGGATTTCGTGAAGAACATGATCACTGGAGCCTCTCAGGCCGATGCAGCCATTCTCGTGGTGGCAGCCCCGGAGGGGGTCCAGGCTCAGACCAAGGAGCACGTGTTCCTCTCCAGAACGCTGGGCATCAACCAGCTCATAGTGGCCATCAACAAGATGGACATGGTCAAGTATGACCAAAAGCGCTATGAGGAGGTCAAGAACGACATCTCCCAGCTGCTCAAGATGGTGGGCTACAAGCCAGACGACATCACGTTCATCCCCACCTCGGCCTTCATGGGCGACAACGTTTCCAAGCTGAGCGAGAACACACCATGGTACAAGGGACCCACGGTGCTTCAGGCGCTCGACCTGCTCAAGGAGCCAGAGAAGCCCGTGGACCTGCCTCTCAGGGTGCCCGTGCAGGACGTGTACTCCATCTCTGGTGTGGGCACCGTGCCAGTTGGAAGAGTGGAGACTGGCAAGATGAAGAAGGGGGACAAGGTGGTCTTCATGCCCCCGGGTGTCGAGGGCGAGGTGAAGTCCATCGAGATGCACCACGAGGAGATTCCAGAGGCAGTGCCGGGAGACAACATCGGATGGAACGTCAGAGGTGTGGGCAAGGACGAGATCAGGAGGGGCGACGTGTGTGGCCACACCACAAACCCGCCCACGGTGGCCGATGAGTTCACCGCCCAGATCGTGGTGCTCCAGCACCCGAGCGCCATCACAGTAGGCTACACTCCAGTGTTCCACTGCCATACCGCACAGGTGGCATGCACCATCACAGAGATACAGAAGAAACTCGACCCAAGGACAGGACAGGTGAAGGAGGAGAACCCCACATTCATAAAGGCAGGGGATGCTGCAATCGTGAAGGTGAAGCCCACTAGGCCTCTCGTGATTGAAAACGTCAGGGAGATTCCCCAGCTTGGCAGATTCGCCATCCGAGACATGGGGCAGACCATCGCTGCTGGCATGGTCATAGATGTCAAGAAGAAGTGA
- a CDS encoding DUF7502 family protein — protein MYSFVRALKEFRKAYRRTSASLRVLDAVVLFLGIHLVLTLLHVPFILYEFDNGHVVVGDVVIWHALMYTCALSTLITSAGMVLMGTQKEEDVIRMLERRYVKLRDRLSCACDNRQLDNVFMRRLAREVDMALRGVSLSDFFYVERVLKRVGVLLAIVTVFALLPHSLAAIQMAGEHIESIGDSLGIDSGMLSSNEDVETKESTTAGSALEGGSEVLYGQARLAEIKGAALDLTIYSGGGSEVLVRDTNTTEQTMFNITPQYPVDVESYEVYSERLPSEHIDIVRRYFEMLTERG, from the coding sequence ATGTACTCATTCGTGAGGGCACTCAAGGAGTTCAGAAAAGCCTACAGACGGACATCGGCCAGCCTGCGGGTGCTGGATGCCGTGGTGCTATTCCTCGGTATACACCTCGTGCTAACACTGCTGCACGTTCCATTCATTCTGTACGAGTTCGATAATGGTCATGTGGTGGTGGGGGATGTGGTGATATGGCATGCCCTGATGTACACGTGCGCGCTCTCGACCCTCATCACCAGTGCAGGGATGGTGCTCATGGGAACGCAGAAGGAAGAAGATGTCATCAGAATGCTGGAGAGGCGGTACGTGAAGCTGAGGGACAGGCTGTCGTGTGCATGCGATAACCGCCAGCTCGATAACGTCTTCATGAGAAGGCTTGCCAGAGAGGTGGACATGGCCCTTCGGGGCGTCAGCCTCTCCGACTTCTTCTATGTGGAGAGGGTGCTCAAGCGGGTGGGCGTGCTGCTCGCCATAGTCACTGTGTTTGCCCTGCTCCCTCACAGCCTTGCAGCCATCCAGATGGCTGGAGAGCACATTGAGAGCATAGGAGACAGTCTCGGCATAGATTCGGGGATGCTCTCTTCAAACGAGGACGTGGAGACCAAGGAGAGCACCACTGCGGGCTCGGCACTCGAGGGTGGGAGCGAGGTGCTTTACGGACAGGCAAGACTGGCAGAAATCAAAGGGGCAGCCCTCGACCTCACCATATACTCGGGAGGGGGATCAGAGGTGCTCGTGAGAGATACCAACACCACCGAGCAGACCATGTTTAATATCACCCCCCAGTACCCGGTGGATGTGGAGTCGTATGAGGTTTACTCCGAGCGCCTTCCCAGCGAGCACATCGACATCGTGAGAAGATACTTTGAGATGCTAACCGAACGTGGATAA
- a CDS encoding AAA family ATPase, whose translation MSEEVLTRASELFSSLFGELERVIVGQREALEHMVITILCNGHALVESNPGLGKTLTISTLARLMELKFSRIQCTPDLMPSDITGTYILEEEDGRKQFRFEKGPVFANIVLADEINRASPKTQSALLEAMQERHVTVGRETFPLERPFFVLATQNPIEMEGTFPLPEAQLDRFLLKIQMDYPSPEEEMAIIDRYTTNVVPDVKRVMGREELLMLQRLTRDVPISNELKQRVVKIITATRRSIPEIAYGASPRASIGLILAAKARAFIHGRSFVSREDVDAMAYPVLRHRIILTFEAERKGLTSDMVISNILKSV comes from the coding sequence ATGAGTGAAGAAGTGCTTACGAGGGCGTCCGAGCTCTTTTCCAGCCTGTTTGGCGAGCTCGAGCGCGTGATAGTGGGACAGAGGGAGGCTCTCGAGCATATGGTGATAACCATCCTGTGCAATGGGCATGCGCTTGTGGAGAGCAACCCTGGACTTGGAAAGACGCTGACGATCTCCACACTCGCAAGGCTCATGGAGCTCAAGTTCTCGAGAATACAGTGCACGCCCGACCTCATGCCCTCGGACATCACCGGGACATACATCCTCGAGGAAGAGGATGGCAGAAAGCAGTTCAGGTTCGAGAAGGGGCCCGTGTTCGCCAACATCGTGCTCGCAGACGAGATAAACCGTGCCTCCCCCAAGACCCAAAGTGCCCTGCTGGAGGCAATGCAGGAGCGGCACGTCACGGTTGGAAGGGAGACGTTTCCCCTCGAGAGGCCCTTCTTTGTGCTGGCCACGCAGAACCCCATCGAGATGGAAGGCACGTTTCCATTGCCAGAGGCCCAGCTCGACCGCTTTTTGCTGAAGATACAGATGGATTATCCCTCCCCCGAAGAGGAGATGGCCATAATAGACAGATACACCACCAATGTGGTGCCAGATGTAAAAAGGGTGATGGGGAGGGAAGAGCTGCTGATGCTTCAGAGGCTCACGAGGGATGTGCCAATATCCAACGAGCTCAAGCAGAGAGTGGTTAAGATCATCACAGCCACGAGGAGAAGCATCCCCGAGATTGCCTACGGAGCATCCCCCAGAGCCTCCATAGGGCTCATCCTCGCAGCAAAGGCAAGGGCGTTCATACACGGTAGGTCTTTTGTCTCGAGGGAGGATGTGGATGCCATGGCATATCCAGTGCTCAGACACCGCATAATCCTCACGTTCGAAGCCGAGCGCAAGGGGCTCACATCGGATATGGTGATAAGCAATATCCTCAAGAGCGTGTGA
- a CDS encoding vWA domain-containing protein, which produces MISFEHPYVIYVGVPLVVLAFLIALRRGWGRWMVLSRFVLIVLLVLAIASPFERVSVSSAEESPGVVLVHDQTPSMMLFDDARFESVRSIISSITPPKIVSLTGTTTALGDTIIQNAHENSNIVLVSDGNSNSGADFADAVRLASYLNSRVFMVRDAPIRNDMSVEVLGAKNVVVGSESTFTIVVRAAHLPAACTLVASIDGKEVMKRHLQLSNRTSSIEFTHRMDTKGAHLLTVRMQPDGEDMREENNVFTKGIYVVDKPKVLLISGESSPLSAALDELYATTMREELPDNLTGYSAIVLDNQYISALNDSKLTELRTFVADGGGLVVVGGDRAYNLGDYSGSAFESMLPVESKPSTYGGGRSVVILIDISGSTRIYEITDIEKAIVVSMLLQMGIYDRIGVVAFGTDAHEITDGLKSLSGGLDLQALIDKIARLQAGGSSATSLNKGLDLAGKLLENAPGSKHIIIVSDGAIQNVYTPTLQQAKKLAAQGVKMHFVVVETRQPIGTYAEDLMKEVGGEYYYVTSGFGINLRFGDEEAEEPPPEEPPERFTSYGLTKVNSEHFITRYVNVSGNITGYNEVTPKIGSERLIALSNGKPVLTVGRYGLGRVVALSTDNGNGWASVLYSEQNAKLISAMMNWAIGDPQRNAPLAVRVDDVFLGQSATLWVRSESPPTLSVGGGALQFERTGDNEYMSTITPEHSGILYISDYPLCVNYPIEYRDVGFSEQAAKIVRDYGGKVLTPEELSLYLRERMKEKTASTKLVKVDRRPYLLYAALLLFIAEVCVRRIREIRRLLSERRGM; this is translated from the coding sequence TTGATCAGCTTCGAGCACCCATATGTGATATACGTGGGCGTGCCCCTTGTGGTGCTGGCCTTTCTCATTGCCCTTCGGAGGGGATGGGGAAGATGGATGGTGCTCTCGAGGTTCGTGCTCATCGTGCTGCTTGTGCTCGCGATTGCCTCTCCCTTTGAGAGGGTGAGCGTTTCGAGCGCAGAGGAGAGTCCGGGCGTGGTGCTCGTGCACGACCAGACGCCGAGCATGATGCTCTTTGATGATGCCAGGTTTGAGAGTGTGCGCTCCATCATCTCAAGCATCACTCCCCCCAAAATCGTGAGCCTTACGGGCACCACCACGGCGCTGGGGGACACGATAATCCAGAACGCCCACGAGAACAGCAACATCGTGCTCGTGAGCGATGGCAACAGCAACAGTGGAGCGGACTTCGCAGACGCTGTGAGGCTTGCCTCCTACCTGAACTCGCGGGTGTTCATGGTGAGGGATGCTCCCATACGCAACGACATGAGTGTGGAGGTGCTCGGTGCGAAGAACGTGGTGGTGGGCAGTGAGAGCACGTTCACCATAGTGGTGAGGGCGGCTCATCTACCCGCAGCATGCACCCTCGTGGCAAGCATCGACGGGAAGGAGGTGATGAAAAGGCATTTACAGCTTTCCAACAGGACTTCCAGCATAGAGTTCACCCACAGAATGGACACCAAGGGGGCACACCTGCTCACGGTGAGGATGCAGCCCGATGGGGAGGACATGAGGGAGGAGAACAACGTCTTCACCAAGGGCATCTACGTGGTGGACAAGCCCAAAGTGCTGCTCATCTCGGGGGAGAGCTCCCCCCTATCAGCCGCCCTCGACGAGCTCTATGCCACCACCATGAGGGAGGAGCTTCCCGACAACCTCACGGGCTACTCTGCCATCGTGCTCGACAACCAGTACATCTCGGCACTCAACGACAGCAAGCTCACAGAGCTTCGGACGTTTGTGGCAGATGGTGGCGGACTGGTGGTGGTGGGAGGAGACAGGGCATACAACCTTGGCGACTACTCTGGCTCAGCGTTCGAGAGCATGCTGCCCGTGGAGTCAAAGCCCAGCACGTATGGAGGGGGGAGAAGTGTTGTCATCCTCATAGACATCTCTGGAAGCACCAGAATATACGAGATAACTGACATCGAAAAGGCCATAGTGGTGAGCATGCTGCTCCAGATGGGCATATATGACCGCATAGGCGTGGTGGCGTTCGGCACCGATGCCCACGAGATAACGGACGGGCTAAAGTCGCTCTCTGGCGGGCTCGACCTGCAGGCCCTGATAGACAAAATCGCGAGGCTTCAGGCAGGGGGAAGCAGCGCCACATCCCTGAACAAGGGGCTTGACCTTGCCGGAAAGCTGCTGGAAAATGCCCCGGGAAGCAAGCACATCATCATCGTGTCCGACGGGGCGATACAAAATGTGTACACTCCGACGCTACAGCAGGCGAAAAAGCTCGCAGCACAGGGCGTGAAGATGCACTTTGTGGTGGTGGAGACCAGACAACCCATAGGCACGTATGCAGAGGACCTCATGAAGGAGGTCGGGGGCGAGTACTACTACGTGACCAGCGGATTCGGCATCAACCTCAGATTCGGGGACGAGGAGGCTGAGGAGCCGCCACCCGAGGAGCCGCCCGAGAGATTCACGAGCTATGGGCTGACGAAGGTGAACTCAGAGCACTTCATCACCCGCTACGTGAATGTTAGCGGCAACATCACGGGCTACAACGAGGTCACGCCCAAGATTGGCTCAGAGAGGCTCATCGCCCTGTCCAATGGCAAGCCAGTGCTCACGGTGGGCAGATACGGGCTCGGAAGGGTTGTGGCACTCAGCACCGACAACGGCAATGGCTGGGCCTCTGTGCTGTACTCCGAGCAGAACGCCAAGCTGATATCTGCGATGATGAACTGGGCAATCGGTGACCCCCAGCGGAACGCTCCACTCGCCGTTAGGGTGGACGACGTGTTTTTGGGGCAGAGCGCCACCCTGTGGGTGAGATCCGAGAGCCCACCGACCCTTTCAGTGGGCGGTGGAGCGCTGCAGTTCGAGAGGACGGGGGACAACGAGTACATGAGCACCATCACCCCTGAGCACTCGGGAATCCTCTACATATCAGACTATCCCCTGTGCGTAAACTATCCAATTGAGTACAGGGACGTGGGCTTCAGCGAGCAGGCGGCCAAAATCGTGAGGGACTATGGTGGGAAGGTGCTCACTCCAGAGGAGCTCTCACTGTACCTTAGAGAGAGGATGAAGGAGAAGACGGCGTCCACAAAGCTCGTGAAGGTGGACAGACGCCCCTACCTGCTGTATGCAGCCCTCCTCCTGTTTATAGCCGAGGTGTGTGTGCGAAGAATACGGGAGATCAGAAGGCTGCTATCCGAAAGAAGAGGGATGTGA
- a CDS encoding DNA methyltransferase, whose protein sequence is MTLMGELKELLKGDTRFVDAEGKLLKNKIVEHALKLDKELIKLLLKNERIKEHFFKDVDGILVFDKEKFMKFIDNKEFLPDSYTAFKNKIGLANENGKYIAKSKEVVLVWPYKDCVLEGGQEKPDEKRKEIFHNVILAPDEIDRLLEPKVFTNFKRIDKDGEHPLDGFRRDAEINRKRGLPEDTITDNLIIKGNNLLALHSLLKEFRGKVKLIYIDPPYNTGGDEFQYNDNFKHSTWLTFMKNRLEVAKELLSEDGSIWINIDDNELSYLQVLLDEIFGRENYISLVTVKRSASTGHKAINPGPINVTDYIIGYAKNKRMWKYHIQYVPRDYDKAYSLFIENYDEGVDKWKFIPISEALKKYGCTIYELIEKYPERIVRFAEPNYSGVGKETKRIIDLSKRIPNKIFIQKREGYPDIYLKNGQRILFYKDKVQKINGKITTVELLTNIWNDIPFQGIAKEGGIVLRKGKKPEKLLKRVIEMNTDAGDIVLDFFMGTGTTCAVAHKIGRQYVGIEQLDYGKNSALSRLKNVINGDQTGISKAVNWQGGGDFVYMELMKLNEPFIERIRDAETTEELLKIWEDMKHNGFLSYRVDPRLFDENIEEFKALNLDEQKKLLLEMLEYNDLYVNYSEIDDDIYNVSEMNKKLNKELYGGC, encoded by the coding sequence ATGACATTGATGGGAGAGTTGAAAGAGCTCCTTAAGGGAGATACACGATTTGTAGATGCTGAAGGAAAACTATTAAAAAACAAGATAGTGGAACATGCTTTAAAACTTGATAAGGAATTGATTAAACTTCTATTGAAAAACGAACGGATAAAGGAACATTTCTTTAAGGATGTAGATGGTATTTTGGTTTTTGATAAAGAGAAATTCATGAAATTCATAGACAATAAGGAATTTCTCCCTGATTCATACACTGCTTTTAAAAATAAGATAGGACTTGCTAATGAAAATGGTAAATACATAGCAAAGAGTAAAGAAGTTGTTTTGGTGTGGCCATATAAGGATTGTGTTCTTGAAGGCGGACAGGAAAAACCTGATGAGAAGAGAAAAGAGATTTTCCACAATGTAATTCTTGCTCCTGATGAGATTGATAGATTATTAGAACCTAAGGTTTTTACCAACTTTAAAAGGATAGATAAAGATGGAGAACATCCGCTTGATGGTTTCAGAAGAGATGCTGAAATAAACAGGAAAAGAGGATTACCGGAAGATACAATAACGGATAATTTGATTATTAAGGGGAACAATCTCTTAGCGTTGCATTCACTTTTAAAGGAGTTTAGAGGGAAAGTGAAGTTGATTTATATTGATCCGCCGTATAATACAGGAGGGGATGAGTTTCAGTATAATGATAATTTTAAGCATTCTACATGGTTGACTTTTATGAAAAATAGATTGGAAGTGGCAAAAGAGTTGTTGAGTGAAGATGGTAGCATCTGGATTAATATCGACGATAATGAATTATCTTATTTACAAGTTCTTTTAGATGAAATTTTTGGACGTGAAAACTATATTTCTCTTGTAACAGTTAAAAGAAGCGCTTCAACCGGACATAAAGCAATTAATCCGGGACCGATAAATGTTACGGATTACATAATAGGATACGCAAAAAATAAAAGAATGTGGAAATACCATATACAGTATGTTCCCAGAGATTATGATAAAGCATATTCTTTATTTATAGAAAATTATGATGAAGGAGTTGATAAATGGAAGTTTATCCCAATCAGCGAAGCTTTGAAGAAATATGGTTGCACTATTTATGAGCTTATAGAAAAATACCCTGAAAGAATTGTGAGATTTGCCGAACCAAATTATTCAGGCGTTGGTAAAGAAACTAAAAGAATAATAGATCTATCTAAGAGAATTCCTAATAAAATTTTTATTCAAAAAAGAGAGGGATATCCCGATATATACTTAAAAAATGGACAAAGAATTTTGTTTTACAAAGATAAAGTTCAGAAAATAAATGGAAAAATAACGACTGTGGAACTATTAACGAATATCTGGAATGATATTCCATTTCAGGGTATAGCTAAAGAGGGCGGGATAGTATTACGGAAAGGGAAAAAGCCCGAAAAGCTTCTAAAAAGGGTTATAGAAATGAATACCGATGCTGGAGATATAGTATTAGACTTTTTTATGGGGACAGGAACTACATGTGCGGTAGCGCACAAAATAGGACGCCAATATGTTGGTATTGAACAATTGGACTATGGAAAAAATAGCGCTTTGTCGAGGCTTAAAAATGTTATTAATGGCGATCAAACTGGCATATCCAAAGCAGTAAATTGGCAAGGCGGTGGCGATTTTGTTTATATGGAATTAATGAAGTTAAATGAACCTTTTATTGAGAGAATAAGAGATGCTGAGACAACAGAAGAACTTTTGAAAATATGGGAAGATATGAAACACAATGGATTTTTAAGCTATAGGGTTGATCCAAGGTTATTTGATGAAAATATTGAAGAGTTCAAGGCTCTAAATTTAGATGAGCAAAAGAAATTGCTACTTGAGATGCTCGAATATAATGACCTTTATGTGAATTACAGTGAAATTGATGATGATATTTACAATGTTAGTGAAATGAATAAGAAACTAAACAAAGAATTGTATGGGGGGTGCTAA
- a CDS encoding vWA domain-containing protein → MLFENTNALLAAAGIIPIVILYLLKPRTVQRLVPSVMLFLRTKESKRLTSLFQRLIKDPLLLLQMLFVVLIALAAAGPFLPTSQAVVQGNVALVIDASASMQADGRFEEAIQRAHEMLGESNTIVLAEKLPILAVEGASPTKAAQVLSELRAGATSADLASAILLASQKLPRGEGTVVVLSDFSSYEGDSPITARTMAMADGHNVVFVKVGRASDNVGIVSGVLERAHAGYAYTYEVRNYMDRPVSFTVKITTEGGTVSERRELAAHESKTYTVSNVHTGTTRIELDVADGLKADNVAYISIPPTAKRDVLFVGRQGSPAHVALSVPPENNVLLGSREQGQMEFAGIDVVVLADEGLTTPEEMGIGIKTFLEAGGSVVVLGSDALLKDEVLKPLLPVEVVNTTNETVLMIKRSHELVEGIPFDEVSVKQSLGAIPKKGATVLVSSSDGSPVLAYWSVGRGKVVYLGMSDTGEWDNFPSKPEYPIFWLKLISWLTGVEDVNSYNLRAGALLTFDEEVLVRTPTQQLRTNTLLLDEVGIYTVGEQKYAVSMLNPRESDVNAVGVSVQDVERFSGEGAITRRQSGKLDLGWLAILGALTAALLEMVVLRRRGEL, encoded by the coding sequence ATCTTATTTGAGAACACCAACGCCCTTTTGGCAGCTGCTGGCATCATCCCCATAGTAATCCTGTATCTGCTAAAGCCCAGGACGGTTCAGAGGCTCGTCCCCTCAGTAATGCTGTTTCTAAGAACAAAGGAGAGCAAGAGGCTCACAAGTCTGTTTCAAAGGCTCATAAAAGACCCCCTCCTGCTGCTCCAGATGCTGTTTGTGGTGCTGATTGCCCTTGCGGCGGCTGGCCCATTCCTTCCCACCTCGCAGGCTGTCGTACAGGGGAATGTGGCGCTCGTGATAGATGCCTCTGCCAGCATGCAGGCAGATGGAAGATTTGAGGAGGCAATCCAGAGGGCTCACGAGATGCTTGGAGAGAGCAACACCATTGTGCTCGCAGAAAAGCTACCCATCCTCGCTGTGGAGGGTGCAAGCCCCACGAAGGCAGCACAAGTGCTCTCTGAGCTCAGGGCTGGTGCCACATCGGCCGACCTTGCCAGCGCCATCCTGCTCGCCTCCCAAAAGCTACCAAGGGGCGAGGGCACGGTGGTGGTGCTCTCGGACTTCTCCTCCTACGAGGGCGATTCCCCCATCACCGCCCGCACCATGGCAATGGCAGACGGGCACAACGTGGTGTTCGTAAAGGTCGGACGTGCCTCAGATAATGTCGGAATCGTGAGCGGGGTGCTGGAGCGTGCCCATGCTGGATACGCCTACACCTATGAGGTCAGAAACTACATGGACAGACCCGTGAGCTTTACGGTGAAGATAACCACCGAGGGTGGGACGGTATCAGAGAGAAGGGAGCTCGCAGCCCACGAGAGCAAGACATACACCGTATCCAACGTGCACACTGGCACGACCAGGATAGAGCTCGATGTGGCAGACGGGCTGAAGGCCGACAACGTCGCCTACATATCCATTCCACCCACGGCTAAAAGAGACGTGCTCTTCGTTGGAAGGCAGGGTTCCCCTGCCCATGTGGCGCTCTCGGTGCCCCCTGAGAACAACGTGCTCTTGGGCTCTCGAGAGCAGGGACAGATGGAGTTTGCTGGCATAGACGTGGTGGTGCTGGCGGACGAGGGGCTCACCACACCAGAGGAGATGGGCATTGGGATAAAGACGTTCCTCGAGGCGGGCGGAAGCGTGGTGGTGCTGGGCTCTGATGCACTGCTCAAGGACGAGGTGCTAAAGCCCTTGCTTCCAGTGGAGGTGGTGAACACCACAAACGAGACGGTGCTCATGATAAAGAGGTCGCACGAGCTCGTGGAGGGCATACCCTTCGACGAGGTCAGCGTAAAGCAGTCATTGGGGGCAATACCTAAGAAGGGAGCGACGGTGCTCGTCTCCTCCTCTGATGGCTCGCCAGTGCTCGCCTACTGGAGTGTGGGCAGGGGGAAGGTGGTGTATCTTGGCATGAGCGACACAGGGGAATGGGACAACTTTCCCTCCAAACCAGAGTATCCCATATTCTGGCTAAAACTCATCAGCTGGCTTACAGGAGTGGAAGACGTCAACTCCTACAACCTGAGGGCAGGGGCGCTGCTCACATTCGATGAGGAGGTGCTCGTGAGAACGCCCACCCAGCAGCTCAGGACGAACACACTGCTGCTGGACGAGGTGGGGATATACACTGTGGGTGAGCAGAAATACGCCGTTAGCATGCTCAACCCAAGGGAGAGCGATGTGAACGCGGTGGGGGTGAGCGTGCAGGATGTTGAGCGGTTCTCTGGTGAGGGAGCCATCACCCGACGGCAGAGTGGAAAACTGGACCTCGGATGGCTCGCCATTCTTGGCGCCCTCACAGCTGCCCTGCTGGAGATGGTGGTGCTCAGAAGGAGGGGTGAGCTTTGA
- a CDS encoding DUF3450 domain-containing protein has product MGMKRDVNTWLLVLVVVLSVSLAGLTVYYQNMYFEIEQQYHHTSSVVATQYEQLSNEYAAAQERINNLEAENEQLREALAAKEQYIQILKRQIEEMGGTPVSP; this is encoded by the coding sequence GTGGGCATGAAGAGGGATGTCAACACATGGCTGCTCGTTCTCGTGGTGGTGCTCAGTGTGAGCCTTGCGGGGCTCACCGTGTACTATCAGAACATGTACTTTGAGATTGAGCAGCAATATCATCACACGAGCAGCGTGGTGGCCACCCAGTACGAGCAGCTCTCCAATGAGTATGCCGCAGCTCAGGAGAGAATCAACAATCTGGAAGCCGAGAATGAGCAACTGAGAGAAGCGCTCGCGGCCAAGGAACAGTATATCCAAATACTAAAGAGGCAGATTGAGGAGATGGGAGGCACTCCCGTCAGTCCATGA
- a CDS encoding DUF58 domain-containing protein has protein sequence MIDLEFFEQLDRFTLMVRKRVSSAYTGAHRSVRYGRGTESVGYRQYNRGDDIRLIDWKVYARTERLYVKEYEEEKSITAHILLDISKSMGFGEPTKLEYGLMIGAGVAYLVCKQNERFAFSTFSDRLVVRQPKRGVGYLLSVISEIEGLKSEGITSMREAVERFSSTLRTKSLVVLISDMLVDVEEAKDAIYRLGEHELIVVMVLSPDESEPRLMGDVKLVDSETGEVVQTYVGPRFLERYKERLNEHVLTLEKAASDVGADFFVFRTDTPVFDALFEIVSRRW, from the coding sequence ATGATAGACCTCGAGTTCTTTGAGCAGCTGGACAGGTTCACCCTGATGGTGAGAAAGCGGGTTTCCAGCGCATACACTGGAGCCCACCGCTCTGTGAGGTATGGGAGGGGGACAGAGTCCGTTGGCTACAGGCAGTACAACAGGGGAGACGACATCAGGCTAATCGACTGGAAGGTGTATGCCAGAACAGAAAGGCTGTACGTCAAAGAGTACGAGGAGGAAAAAAGCATCACTGCCCACATATTGCTCGACATCTCCAAGAGCATGGGCTTTGGAGAGCCCACCAAGCTGGAGTATGGACTCATGATAGGAGCGGGCGTGGCATATCTGGTGTGCAAGCAGAACGAGAGGTTCGCCTTCTCCACATTTTCGGACAGGCTCGTGGTGAGGCAACCAAAACGGGGCGTGGGCTACCTGCTCTCTGTCATCTCTGAGATAGAGGGGTTAAAGAGCGAGGGAATCACCAGCATGAGAGAAGCTGTGGAGCGGTTCTCCTCCACACTGCGCACGAAGTCTCTGGTAGTGCTCATATCCGACATGCTGGTGGATGTGGAGGAGGCAAAGGATGCCATCTACAGGCTGGGCGAGCACGAGCTAATCGTGGTGATGGTACTATCTCCAGATGAAAGCGAGCCACGGCTAATGGGCGACGTGAAGCTCGTGGACAGTGAGACGGGAGAGGTCGTGCAGACCTATGTGGGCCCACGATTTCTCGAGCGCTATAAAGAGCGGCTAAATGAGCACGTGCTCACGCTGGAGAAGGCAGCAAGCGATGTGGGTGCAGACTTCTTTGTGTTCCGCACCGATACCCCTGTGTTTGATGCACTGTTTGAGATTGTGAGCAGGAGGTGGTGA
- the rpsJ gene encoding 30S ribosomal protein S10 — translation MTQKARIRLSGINPAHLDELCSQIKSIAERTGIYISGPIPLPTKRLVVPCRKSPDGGGTATWDHWEMRVHKRLIDMEADERALRQLMRIQVPKDINIEIVLHS, via the coding sequence ATGACGCAAAAGGCTCGTATCAGACTGTCAGGTATCAACCCCGCCCACCTCGATGAGCTATGCTCCCAGATAAAGAGCATAGCCGAGAGGACGGGGATATACATCTCTGGGCCCATACCACTTCCCACCAAGCGTCTGGTAGTGCCCTGCAGAAAGTCGCCAGATGGTGGTGGCACTGCCACATGGGACCACTGGGAGATGAGGGTGCACAAGCGTCTCATTGACATGGAGGCCGATGAGCGGGCACTGAGGCAGCTCATGCGCATTCAGGTGCCAAAGGACATCAACATAGAGATCGTGCTGCACAGCTGA